The Ictalurus furcatus strain D&B chromosome 12, Billie_1.0, whole genome shotgun sequence nucleotide sequence CCGTTATAAGATGGATAACTTGTGTCggtggtcagcaacaatactcagataTGCTGAGGCGtcaaaacaattctagattgaAGGGCCCAATGCGTGGTAAggaaacattccccacaccattccaccaccaccaccacgacCAGCCTGAACTGTACACACAAGGCAAGGTGGGTCCaaggattcatgctgttgacgCCAAATTCTGGTTTGCATTTTGTTGCAGAAATCCAGAGTTTGTAAACCAGGTgatatttttccaatcttcaactgaccagttttggtgaacctgtgtccactgtagcgtcagattcctgttcttggctgacagaactTGGACTTGAAGTTATCTtctactgttgttttttttaaaaatgttttttatttattttagaaaacaatATTAGAAATCAATCAAGCTGATTGGCAGGATATGAAGCCAAGCAGGAGAaagtgagtgtgtaagagtctGATCCTTTAAGAGTGTTTTCTcatatggtgtttttttttttttttttaaactaaccaTACTCATCCCTGTTAAAGTGGACCCGAATGGGATCTGCCTGCAAAAGAGCTTTTGTTGTTCGCAATACAAATGGACTCAAAAAGGGGGAGATCTCAATCCACTTCTTGTTCAGACTACAACTCCTTTACCGTAATTTAATATCAACTACGCACTGAAGCTGTACAACATAATAGTGGGACAGGTTCTCTATTCGCTTAACCGTCATGTTAACCCAACACTTCTGACCTTGTTGTGCGACCACATGACCCCACGGAAAGCcatttgaattgtttttctGTTAGGTGACAGAAAACTGGAGCTATGGATGTACAGCAATTCTCAAGTCCTTTATCTATAAAGCAAAATGTGAAGCGGACTGAGACCCCTTTGTTTTCACAATGCACAAATCAGGTGGACCACAAAACGAACCCCAAACCGAAGTCGCTTGTGGGTCACTTTAGAGGGGTCTGAGTTCATTTGTTGTGTTCACATAGGATCTGAGATGAGCTGGGAGCAATGAAACGcaccaagtgtgaaaacactCTAAAAGAAACTGAAGACCCTTGTTTGTATATATTAATGTGGTTCAAGAACAGAATCTTAGAGAAGTCTTCGTTCAAATGTTGCTTGGTGCTCTGTTACAGTGCAAACATAGGGTAACAATTCACCAtaccaaagtaaaaaaaaatttcttgtTCCATTCTCATTATCCTCACCTTTAGTGTGGGAGTATCCCTCAGCCGTCACCCGCCACTGGACGAGCGCTCCCAGCAGGGCGAGGGCAGGCCAGGCTCCAAGCACGGCCCACGTCACCCAACACTGCGAGCGTGACGGTACAGCCTTCACCCGCTCATAGGTGTAATGCACCAACGCAAACAGCTCCACAAAGTAATCGGCTGCCACAGCGATGACGGCTGCTCCGAACGCTGCTGTAGACAGAGTGGTGAAGAAGCGCTGCCACTGCAGCGTGAGAACAGCGAACAGCATTCCCAGGCCCAGCAACACCCCGAGCGGCACCCACACGGAGCGTGGTGGTGCTGATGACAACTCCTCCATGCCCACCAGCGTGCCAATGCCTGCCAACAGACCCAGCAACAGGCCCACCATGAAGAGACCAACACTGCGCACCAACATGGTGACCAGACCGCACAGTGTGCCGATGCCCAGCCCGATGCCTGCGCTTGCCTCAGCGCTCAGCTGTGTGTCTAGGTTCTTGTTGCACAGCAGAAAGACCACCACCGAGCCAAACATCAGGCCTGTTAGGAAAAGAACGGCCTTGAAACAGCGGTagcctgtgagagagagagagagagagtttactTTATTAGCTCACTCATCTATTATCTCTGTTAAATTACTATTTATGATATAAATTACTAGCTAAAGTAACATGACATGACAGTCCTGAACCTAAGGTACATTTAGAGTTAAAATTATACCCAAAGACAGGGAAAAGTACACTAGATGGCCAAAagattgtggacacctgaccaccacacccatatgtgctggTTGgaaatcccattccagatttattcaccctttacttttataataaccgccactcttctgggaaggctttccactagattttgcaaTGTGGTTGtagggatttgctcattcagccacatgaGCATTATTGAGAGAAGGCCTGGTGCGCAGCCAGCGTTCCTGTTcaacccaaaggtgttcagtggggttgagttcagggctctgtgcaggacaattcgagtttttccactccaaccttggcaaaccacgACTTCATCCGAAATCGCATACTGTGATAGTACCTACAGCATTAGATTCAGTATCTACTACTCGGCcgttgatacagtacgtactgatcagtataagcgGTAAGAATACAGTAAATACAAACCAGACTTACTACGTGGTGcggattctgacagctcttccactCCACtcccattgcattatgggatagcacagGTTCCACAGTGTCAAATGGTCCCATACTGCAGAATCAGTACGTCATCTGGGTGTTTCGCGCCTACCGTTTTATGAACACcaagaattcggacatactactcctttggtgTACTACTGTGTAgcagggtagtagggatattcggacACACAGCATGTCTTCGTGGACCTGCTGCTACAGTTTACACAGACATCCTATACAAATGTGTGCTTCCAACCATTTAGGGAAGGCCCACATTtctatgggtgtgatggtcaggtgtccacaaacctttggacATACAGTGTATAAACACAGGtactatttaaaaatgtattttaataccAATCAAGCCATTACCCAATTTTCTCCTAATTTTGGACTGCCATTCCCTGAACATGCTTTGACACCCCAACTGCCTTGTTGTGTAGACACGAACCAGCAAGACAAACGCAATTTGCTAGAATCACTAGGACcaacagaagagaaaagaaatccaTATTTCCCACTGAGAGCAAGGCTAATTATGCTTGTTTCTTGGATTCGAATTCGCAACATCGTGAAAGAGGGAAGCGTTCTGACAGTTGCCACATGTCACGCTAATAACTGAAGAGAACTTAAAGCTCTACACAGGTTGAAAAAATGAAGCACTACTTCAAAGTGTGTGGAAACTATCCGTACTGTCAGATTGGATAGCGaggatacagagagacagggagagaaagagagatagaagtGGTGTGATGTAGAAAATAGGCTAAATGAGAGCTAAATGAGTCACGCAAGATGAGAGGACGGGAGTTGGTGGTAACGCGAAAATCTACCAGCTGTGCTGACTTCACAGTTCAAAAATGACTCACTAGTGTGATCTTGTGACTCTTCAGATCTCATTAGCATGTCTACGCTTTCATCACCCACCCATCTGCAAGCATCTGAGAGACAGACTCTACAGTTCCATCGCTACAGAAACAAAATTATGCTGCATTCAGGCCTTTCATGGGCAAACAGAAGCTGCTACTGTGCTTGAATATTATCTAAGATTTATGGAGAACTCATTTCAGGCCCTCAGTCTTTGCAGAATGCTTAAAACTGATTagctgtgcaaaaaaaaaaaagcacaaaacaaacaaacataacagTTCGGGTTAGTGAGAACACTTACATAATCACTGAAATGACTATATGAAGATAAAGATAACtataaagataaagaaaactAAAGTAGCCAACTTCCATTGAGCAACAGTAATTTTatggaaattttaaaaaaaggagagtTCCTTGCTTGAGCAATGGTGTGATCAAACATTTTCCTATCTGGTCTCTGGGTCGATACAATGAAGTGAGCTAAACTGTTTATTTACCACAGACATAATTAGAAAGTGACAGTGAAATAACAATTGACTTTTATCTTTGAAAAAGACCATTTTATGAGAAAAACAAATGTCTCGCAAGGCATTCTGGATCACCAAGATACATCACTGTCCAAAAGCAAAGGTGGCCTTTATTTACATAATCCTGTATTTTACATACCGAACATCACTCTGTCCGCATTGTGACTGTGAGCTGCGAGATTTTAAAAGATTCAATGCCATATTAGCTTGTGTCTGTTTATAAAAATTAGCCCCATTACAGGAAGGATGGCTGAGTTTGGCCATTAATTTGCCGCTGATGGAGAAAAAACTTAGacatttagaaatgtttgatcagtgtcagtcagtacatttacatggacaacaataatccgatattaacccgattaagacgatactctgatgaagaaactagcatgtaaacagcaatttttaattaccttaatctgattaaagtcatactcgaagtaaagacaaattgaattaagacgtgtgtaGTACTCCTgatttagtcgcattatggacgtgtattacagacatgtacacaccttaatcacattattaacgtcgtgtgagagttttcaccgcattttgcgacaggacacgatcacacacggcagcgctcaaccgttttacggcaaacaagagagcacaactgcgtcccaaaccgcgtacttgcctactataggcctgtagtggggaaaaatacacgCATCTCGGCTATTATATATCGGTAAgtgcgcggtttgggacgcagcccacggcttcaagcagttgtctattagcacgtacagcacgacaaataattaaccgcacttgaagcgttcgtaaaatttttaaaataaaaacacccaaaactgtatacggtaccataacgaagacgaactgtatgtttatacgtgaaattctggagggacgtcggacacTGTGGCGgggtgacataatgacgtgtgccgttaatctaattatgttctataacatgtaaaacgggaacatgacaggagtattctaaaagcgactcgtaaacaccttaatcacaatattgtcttactcagagtaaggtcaataattagactactgctgtccatgtaaacgtagtcagtgacagTATCACTATTTTCTTAGTGGGTAATCATTTTGAACCATTTCGGGTTTTTAATTAGCCTGACTATATGAAGAGTAAGAACTCTGGCTGGCTGTTGtatgtttttactttttgttttctttaagtcACACTGATTAAACTGGACCCATTGGATGTAATGGATCCATCCAGCCACTTCACctagtactgtgaaaaagtaagcAAACTCATCCAAGCATTGCTCTATCCATTTATCTTTCCAGTATCCCTGCATCTTGCTATCCCTCCTTCCACCTATCCCTCACTATATCCACCCATGTTCCCATCTATTCATTTCCCCATCCATCATCTATTCAAACAtctcccattcatccatctctatatctatccattccatccatccaaacatgTATTATCCCTGTCTTATGCCCATCCAACCTTCCATCCGTCCATCAGTGAGCAAcactgcttttttaaaattcctaCATGGTGCTCCATCTACTTATTTTTAACCATGGGGTTTTTAACTAGCCTGATTGAAGAGACTTCATGGTTGGTTGTGTAAAGTTTTCAAAACCATCTGCATATTTTATTAACCCTGCTGATGGATAATGTTTCACTGCAGCACAACTCACTTCTGACGATGTCTACACTGTGatctgtttaatttaaaattgtCTTAGTGGCACAGAATGTACAAAGGCCATCCCAAAAGCTTTAAGCTACATTGTAATAGACTATCAGTAATATATTTGAACAAACATGGCCGTCACACATACCAAAGAAGCAGTAGATGATGCCAAACAGGCAGCACATGGAGCAGATCACGGAGGGTACCACCTCATACTGACGATCCTTTCCCAAATCGCAAGCATCCAGTGGATCTGAACCGACTTCTCGTGGAGGCAGAGTCATGGTGACGAAGGTGTGACAGGTGCGAAAAGAACCACCAATGGCAGAATCCAAGGAGGGGAATGGGTAAGGGAAGGGGAGGGGCTTTAAGATTAGGGAACACCTCCTGTCCACATGGATCTACCTGGAAATACAAAAGCGTAAAAAAATATGAgctgaaaaaaatcaacatgTGCAGCAGTCACATACCAGAGCAAAAGGCTTTGTAGAACACACGAAGAAACACCATATCGCCTGTCTCAGAGCCTCCGTCCTTTCAGTCTTTCTTCACACGCTCCTAAGGATCACATGAGACTAAAAACTGCACCTCATTCAGACACAGAGGTGCGGTTCTCCCACTGTTCAGTTCCCCCAGATTCTCCACTCTGCATGTTCAGACATGATGTAATCTTCTCTTCGTCTTCTCATAGATCAGCGAGAGCCTCCAAGCAGATCTCTGAGATctgcttcttatttttaaatgtgattaatACAAACCCACGCCACATGCTAAACAGTGAGTCAGCCCAGAAATATGAATCAAAGTCAAGACATTCTGAGTTTTCAATGCATCAAGGCCTGCTATATTGTGTAAAAATAAGACCAGATATAGTACAATCCTTTCTGCATTATCTATTATAACCAGGCTCGAATACTTTAAGATTTAAAGGCCCTGTCAACTAAATTGTATAATTAGCTTATTCATGTTATCTTCTGTGGTGAATTTACCACCGACtgcaaaacaaaagaacaaagtttttttttattatttattttccagctaAAAGAGATTTCCGAATCTCTTTTTTCAAGGCTACCAAAGTACCAATTGCCATTTGCTTACGTCGGCTCCACGTTCAGACTTCTTTCCTGCTCACGTGACCACCTTGTGACTGCATCGAAAAACCGCTGTTTTAGTGTCGTAGTTTATGTGTTAATGGTGAAGATTAGCACAGTGGCTGCACTGTGATTGAGAGTTCATCCATCCGCCCATCCTTTCATTTCcccttctatccatccatcatctatacAAACATCTCCCATTTGAATGTCTCTGGCCATCCATCGATCTATCCACCCACCTGTCCCTGTAACTTTATCCATATATCTCTTATCCTTCCatctctgtccatccatccatgtttcCAGCCATCAAACATCCCATTCACATTCCATCCCAAACATCCCATTCATGTATCTGTCacttcatccatctcttcatctatctatccatccattacAATAAATTTATTTCCTTAATTCTGACTTAAAAGAACATATACTTTTCATCTACCCCTGtcattttctctgtctttccttctcctgtcattttctttctcagtatctttccttctctttttctctctaccCCATCTCCATCTTAGATCCATTCATATTCTAGCCCTCCATCTCTAGATCCATTATTCCACCTATCCCTCTATACGTTCACCCATTCATGTTTAcagctatctatccatccatttccccATGTATCCAAAAATCTCCCATTCATGTatctctgtccatccatccatttattcatcaATCTCTTCCCTCATCCTTTCCAGCTAGCCATCAATCATCTATCCAAACATGTCCCATTCATGGATCTATGtacatccatccctccatccatccatccatccatccatccactgaAATAAACTAATTGTCATGACTTAGGTGctgcaataaatatattttctttatctctctgtgtATTATTCTCTCAATCTTAATCAGTCACTCTCATTGcttctctctctattcatctGTTCCCCTCTCTCTTAGATTCGGTCTTtcctgcgctctctctctcttattttgcatttttatctCTCCCCTGCTCTAATTCCCGTcgctcttctccttctctctcgaTTTTTCCCTTTCTATTTCCCACAGTCTGTCTTCCTGTCTCTTGTTTGCTCCCTCTCTTAACAAGCCTGACCATTATAATCTCTCCTCTGGAGATTATCGTATCACTGCTCGACCAGGGCAGCAGCGTGGTGTTACTTATCGTCACTCTCTAAAACACAGTGTTGCAGTCTGATCTTCATTGCTGTAGCACATCCTGTACAATCAATCTCCCAACGATAACAATCTCCAACTTCCTGTCTATTGCCATACCAACCACATGGCACTGTCCTCGGCTGCCTGAAGTGACCAATGGGAGGGCAGTCTAACCTCCCATAGCAACAGCCTGACAGCCAATCCGAAGGGTGCCATCTCCCTGTGGTTTGTGTGTCTCATTTTGGTGTTTCCGACTAACACCCTGGCAGAGAGACAAAAGCAAAGCCATGATTCACCCACATGAATACACCTACACTCGCAGAGTCACACTCAAACATCCTCACATGTTCGTAGTTCATTCTAGCTCGGCATCACATGGTCACTCCGTCTGGCGTTCTGCAACGTTAGACACCCCTtaggatgaaataaaaatgcatgtgtgtgacCGTCTAAATGCCATTCTATTAAGAATATGCTTGATTACACAGGTCAAGCAAATGCACAGAGAGACAGGGGCAAGTGGGCTATGTTCATGAATAACAACTGGACAGAACTAGGGATTGTGGGATATGTAGCCACTGGAGCAATGAATGTTACAGGTAAGGAACATTAAACATTCAATCTTTTCCCAATGTttcaaacagacaaacaaagtgTAACCCACTGGTTCCAATGACTTAGTGTCCCTTTTTGCTGACATAAACTTAAGAGGACACAGAGATTCATGTTATTCCGGTGCTTTCTATAAGATTTCAGGATGACAAAGAATAAATGGTTTAGTCTGTTGCTGAAGTAAAGATCCAGGAATAAAAATCATCATACtcacttttttgcttttaaGTAACACAAAGGTTATGCTATGCTGGCAGTTTGTTAGCAAACATCAACAACTTTCTTGAATATCCAGTGAGCACTGTCCTTATGCCTTTCTACTTTTCTTTGGCTGTTttctatataataatttataataatataatatataatataacaagtCCACTCCCTACACAGTAAAGAAGACAAACCATTTTCCAACACCATGGCATTAGTGTCACTAATGCATGCCCACCCATAATTTTCATATCATGTAAGGGGTCTATTGAGATTTTAAGGTAAATTCCAGCATggctgctctcatgaatatttTTGATGGATccatgaataaaaatacaataagatCAGTTTATGTTTAATACAGGGCTGGAAAGCGTTCATGattttacaggttttttttttcctttttagatgcaaaaggtcaggtgtACATAATATGGACGTGtcagtccctccgggatttcGCGCTCGCAGAAATGAGGAAACTCCACGATGTTCGGACGAGCTTGCAAATTCTTCAAAACtaccgcagattcgggccgagacgcgtcacgtgacgtcatcacgtcACGTGCAACTGCAATATTGCCAATTCCAGAAGTTTCCCGCAAGAAGAATGTTGAAACAAGCTCTGTGAAATCCTTTATggactgaagtgtatggaaaaATGTACTGTTATCTGAAAGGATACAGTTTTAAACAGGAAGAACAATGTGGTATTGTAATATTAGATATCAAAGAATCATAGGTTCACTTAAATCTGTCCCAGTTTAGCAATGACGCCACTTCATTGTGAGCATGTGTTCGGAATACTAgtatcacattttcccccttaTACCCTATGACTCAGATTGCATTTTGGGTGGATTTTACAAAGTCCAGCTAAATCATCAGAGCCTGTATGAAATCAGGAATTTCTCTAAtagcaaatgaaaaacaaatcatgGGAAAATGTAGGCGTCAGGAAAAAGGCGTATTGTAGAATTGTCTTCACATACCATGATGATGGTATTTTTTTCATATCGCCGACTCCTGCAGCACAGTTCTTGAAGTGTTCTGGTAAGATACACTACTTTGGATTGTCCTCTGTTCTTCACTGCTACTCTCTCTGTCCAGCTCTTCCTGGTCTTTTAAGTTCTTTCTAGCTCTCTCTAGATTCATCCTGAAATCTTTAACCATGGATATGTCACATTCTATCCATACAATCATATGTTCACATATTCTAGAAATGCAGCGTGATCTGTTTACTACtttttagttttctttcttcctttttttttttttttttttagaattctcTCATGGATGAGATGAGGCACTTTAAATCTCATTGACAGAGTGATTACTGCGTCACATGTGACCCTGTATCCAAATTAGACACTGTAACCAAATCAGAACCTAACAGTGCAGAACCCTTTgtctgacaaacacacacacacacacacacacacacacacacacacatactcatacttttgttttagtttataatatagtttatattatatatttcccaccgtggccctgtgtgtgtggagtttgcatgttctccccgtgctgtgggggtttcctccgggtactccggtttcctcccccagtccaaagacatgcatggtaggctgattggcgtgtctaaagtgtccgtagtgtatggatgggtgtgtgagtgtgtatgtgattgtgccctgcgatggattggcaccctgtccagggtgtaccccgcctcgtgccccatgctccctgggataggctccaggttcccccgtgaccctgaaggaaggataaacggtatagaagatggatggatggatggatattatatatttttcagatagcctttgacaaaaaaaagaacgttgaaatcattctcatggctggatcaggaagctgttgcaaggttgtgatggacttaaGAAAAACTTaagaaattcaaaaagactggaagtgtcgcGGACCGACCCGAGAAGTTGACGTCCACGGACATCCACTGACGAAAGCACAAACGACGTTTCAAGTTTCACaaacatttgacgaacagaaatggaataatgagtccctgaacaaaggcggggtcaatattaaaagtaacagtcagtatgtggtggccAGCAGCTGCTTTAattactacagtgcatctcatcctcatggactttGCAacaccaaggcatttacaagttctggatcatgtctgggggggacacatggttacatgtaattttccactgcgaggacgatcagctgtccttcctgtctccctgcagcactgtcttaggcgtcttacattacagacattacagtttattgctctggctacatctgcagtcctcatgcctccctgcagcaggcctatggcatgttcacgcaggtaagcaggaaccctaggcatctttcttctggtgttttttagagtgttattgtaactgtgaccttaattgcctaccgcctgtaaactgttcgtgtcttcaggactgttccacaggtgcatgtgcaataaatgtttatggttcataaacatgaaaacatgaaagcatgaaaaacattgtttaaacgcTTTCCAGTAAAGTTCTGTAaactttatttggattttacaaaattatctttaaaatggtaaatggcgcacttatatagcgcttttatccaaagcgctttacactgtgtctcattcacccattcacacacacactcacacaccagtggtagcagagctgccatgcaaggtgctaacttgccatcgggagcaacttagggttcagtgtcgtgcccaaggacacttctgcatgtggagtcatgtgggccgggaatccaTGTGAGCCGCCAAccaccctacgattagtggacaacccgctctaccacctgatccacagcctcCTGAAACACAGTCTGACTGAAacacagtctcctgaaaaagggacatttcagGGACatgtaccaagtcggtaccaacattcttaaa carries:
- the tmem198b gene encoding transmembrane protein 198-B — encoded protein: MTLPPREVGSDPLDACDLGKDRQYEVVPSVICSMCCLFGIIYCFFGYRCFKAVLFLTGLMFGSVVVFLLCNKNLDTQLSAEASAGIGLGIGTLCGLVTMLVRSVGLFMVGLLLGLLAGIGTLVGMEELSSAPPRSVWVPLGVLLGLGMLFAVLTLQWQRFFTTLSTAAFGAAVIAVAADYFVELFALVHYTYERVKAVPSRSQCWVTWAVLGAWPALALLGALVQWRVTAEGYSHTKVMISRQQRRVQLMRIRQKEERRECSRKKRRKQQSQHHTHSGKVMHPEPPYRRKPQPVRRYDGDVLSPSYIQSFRERQGEGCVYPGARLSGTHTAVDMDYECGSTVPLTSGAGPNLRV